The Acidobacteriota bacterium genome contains the following window.
GGTGCGGCACGTAACATCGAGGAGGGCGGTAGCTTAACGATCATCGCGACGGCCCTGATCGATACAGGTTCAAGAATGGACGACGTTATTTTCGAGGAGTTCAAGGGAACCGGTAACTCGGAAATTCACCTCGACCGCAAGCTCTCGGACAAGCGTCTGTTTCCGGCGATCGACCTTCAGCGTTCGGGTACTCGAAAGGAAGAATTGCTCATCGATAAGGAAAACCTTAACCGGATCTGGGTCATGCGTCGCGTGCTCAATCCGCTGTCGCCAGTCGAGCAGATGGAAGTTGTCCTGGAAAGGCTTTCTAAGACCAAGACAAACGCTGAATTTTTAGCGTCGATGCAAACATAGTAGTTGTCAGTTGTCAGTTGTCGGTTGTCAGCAGTTAGTTTTCGGATCTTTCTGACAACTGACGGCGGACAACCGATAACTTTTTCATTTATGCGCGTAGCCGTAATCTCTGCTGAAGCAGTTCCATATTCCAAGACCGGAGGCCTGGGAGACGTCGCGGGGGCGTTGCCGAAGGCGCTAAAGCAGATCGGCATCGATTCGCTTCTGATCACCCCTTGTTATTGGCAGACGAAAGGCGAATATCTCTGGAGCACGGCGATAGATGATCTGTGGCTAAATTGGCGCGGACGCCCGTACCATGCGAGAGCTTTTTACAGCGAGGCAAACGGCTCTCCGACCTTTCTGATCGATGCTCCGTCGCTGTTTCACCGCGACTCGATTTACGGGTATACAGAGGACTACGAACGCTTTGCCTTCTTCAATCACGCCGCACTTGTCTTGCTAGAACGCATCGGAGCGGCACCCGACATAGTTCACCTGAACGACTGGCATTGTGGATTCGCGGCGGTCGAGATCGCTGCCAGGCGACAGTATCAGTCGTATTGGCGAAACACCCGAACGGTTTTCTCGATCCACAACATGGCATACCAAGGTGGTTTTCCATTAGGGGAATTACCTGCGCTTGGATTTTCGAGCGGTTTGGCCCGCGATAGTTTTAGCTTTAATGGCTATGCATCGGCTATGAAGGCGGGCCTCGAAAGGTCGGATACGCTTTCTACCGTTTCGCGTCGATACGGTTATGAAATACAGACGCCTGAGTTTGGCCAAGGACTTGATTGGCTTACGCGAAAACGTGCTGACCGGTTGATCGGCATCACAAATGGTGTCGATTACGAGGAGTGGAATCCCGAAACAGACAAAGAACTGCCGGCACATTTCTCGATCGACGATCTCTCGGGAAAGGCAGAATGCAAACGAGCATTGCTAGATCGCTTTCATCTGACGATCGAACTCGACCGCCCGATATTCGCGTCCGTTACGCGTCTGACTTCGCAGAAAGGAGTTGAGCTAATTAGACAGGGAGCGGGTGACATTCTGGCGGCTGGCGGCTTCTTTATTGCGCTTGGTTCGGGCGAGAAAGACTCGGAGCAATTTCTGCAGACACTTCGCGACTATGCCCCCTCGCGGGTCGGCGTTTACATCGGCTATAATGAAAGCCTGGCACATCTGATCGAAGCGGGAGCGGACATGTTCCTGATGCCGTCGAAGTTTGAGCCGTGCGGGCTAAACCAAATGTATTCATTAAGATACGGAACGATCCCGATCGTTAGAGCCACGGGCGGACTGGACGACACGGTTGAAAATTGGGACGCCGTCAGCGGTCGCGGAAATGGGTTCAAATTTGGTCCGTATCAGGCAGATAAGCTGCTGGAAAAGATCTATGAGGCTCGTTTCGCTTACGAAGATAAGGAATCCTGGGCAAAGATCCAGCGGAACGGCATGACGGTCGATAATTCGTGGGAAAACGCGGCGAGGAATTATGTTGACCTGTATAATTGGACTATGAATTGACAGGGTTGAAGATGATGTAAGGGATGGGTAGGTTGTTCCCTCTTATCTCTTTCATCCATTTTATCCCTGTTAAAAATGCCCTTGGTTGGCAGACACATTTATGATAATTGTTATTATCGGAGCCCAGTGGGGTGACGAAGGTAAGGGAAAGGTCGTTGACCTGCTCGCGGATCGGTTCGACATTGTCTCCCGCTATCAGGGCGGACACAATGCCGGCCACAGCGTCTATGTCGGTGATAAAGCCTTTGTTCTCAGGCTTTTACCTTCTGGTATCATTCACGAAGACAAAACCTGCGTTCTCGGTAACGGCATGGTTATCGACCCAAAAGCCTTTTTCGAAGAGGTCGATCAGATCGCTGAAAAGGGAATCTCAGTCACGCCGGACCGTCTCAAAGTTTCGAGCCGTGCTCACCTGATCATGCCGTACCATCGTGCTCTTGATCACACGTCGGAAGAACGTCTCGGGAACGAAAAGATCGGCACAACACTTCGTGGGATCGGCCCGGCGTACGAAGACAAAGCAGGACGACGCGGTATCCGGGTCGCCGATGCTATGTCCCCCGAGCTTTTGAAACTGCGAGTCGAACGCAATCTCGAAGAGGCCAATCGGATAATCGTTCTGTTCGGTAACCAACCGCTGCGGGCCGATGAGATCCTCGAAGAAATTACGCCGCTCGTCGAACGTCTGCGGCCATTTGTTTGCGAAACCTCGCATTTCCTCGCGGAAGCTCGCAAGGCCAATAAAAAGATATTGCTTGAAGGTGCACAGGCGACTCTACTTGATGTGGATCACGGCACTTATCCATATGTCACGTCATCGAACCCGACCGCAGGCGGTGCTTCGGTAGGAGCGGGAATTCCCCCGCACCATATTACCGGTGTTCTGGGTATCGTCCGCACATATGCAACGCGCGTCGGAGAAGGGCCGTTCCCGACGGAGATGATCGATTCGGAAGAAGATATGGCGAATCTGATTCGTCAGCGCGGCAACGAATACGGCTCGGTCACGAAACGGCCGCGTCGGTGCGGTTGGTTCGATGCGGTCGCGACACGTTATGCGGCTGAGCTGAACGGGTTCGATTCTGTTGCTCTCACCAAACTCGACGTTCTCGACGCTCTCGAAGAGATCAAGGTATGCGTCGGGTACGAGATCGACGGGCGACGCGTTGATACATTTCCGGCAGTTTCCAGTGAGTTAACAAAGATCAAACCGATCTACGAGACGCTGTCAGGCTGGATGTCCGATACGGTTGGAACGACAGATTTCGACAAGCTGCCGGAAAAGGCGCAAGCGTATGTCCGTTTTCTATCCGATCAGATCGGCGTTGAGATCGGGCTCATATCGACCGGACCGGAACGCGATCAGACGATCATTCTCAAAGAGTCTGTCATGGAAGGCTGGTTCGAAGCCAAAGCTTAGAGCGAAACTATGAGATCTGCGACAGTCGAGATCGTTGAATTTAACGATGAATGGGCCGAAGATTTCGCCGCATTGAACTACGAATGGATCGAAAAGTTTTTCGCCGTCGAGAAGCATGATCGCGACATTCTCGATAACCCGCGTGAGGCCGTGATCGCACCCGGCGGTCAGATATTCATGGCGATCGTATCTGGCCTCGCGGCGGGCACGGTTGCACTAATTCCCTCGGAAGACGGAGTTCTGGAACTAACTAAAATGGCGGTTGCTACTGAGTTTCAGGGTATGGGAATCGCAAACCACCTTATGCAGAGGTCCATCGAGCACGCGAAGGCGTCCGGAACGCCACTAATTTTTCTCGAATCGCACCGCTCACTCCAACCAGCCCTCGCTTTGTATCGCAAATTTGGCTTTGTGGAGGTTCCAACGGACCCAAATTCGGAATACGCCCGCGCAGACATTCGCATGGAGCTTTCACTCGATCAACATCAATAATCCTAAAGCGTACGATATTGTGCATTTGGCACTTTGCAAAATGCATTCATCGTTGTATTATTCTCGTTTGTGGTCCGATAGCTCAGTCGGTAGAGCAAGTGGCTTTTAACCACTGGGTCGCAGGTTCGAGTCCTGCTCGGATCACCAATTATTGCAACAGTTAAGGCGTCCAACACGGACGCCTTTTTCGTTATTTATCTATTTTAGTATCTATTTGATCTTCTAAACCTTTCACTTTTTTCTTAGCGATTTTCTGGGCCTTAGTCCTTGTAGGGCGTTTAATTCGAAATATATCAGTCTAGATCCGTCCTTCTGCAGTGGGGACACCTCGCCATGGACGACTCTGTGACGAGCTGTATCATCCGTAATCCCAACCGCGCCACATGCGTCTTTTTGCTTAATCGCAATTACTGCTTTGAGAGGGCCAATTTGAGCTTCGATCTCTTCATTAATGACTTCACGAAGCAAGGTGGCAAATTCGATTTTTGATATGACAACAAACTCACTTTCCATAATGCACCATAGTTGCTGCATACATTGCAAGATTTATTCCTCACTTAAAGAGTAGAATATGGCGAGTTTTGGCGCGAAATTGATCCAGATTGGAGCGCCTGCACGACAGTCTGATTCAAAAAGAAGCCAAATCTAGCGAAAATCCCCGAGAATATTAAAGGCTGCCCAAAAGTATGGCTCATGAAACCCATGTTGCTTGTTTTGGATTAATGAAATCGCTGCTTTCTGTAAAGCGATCGAAGTGGAGTGTCCTTTGAGGTACTCAGCATAAAACGCAGTAGCAAATAATTGCGTTGACTTGTCATTTACCCCCCACTGAGATGAGATCACCGATGTGCTCCCTGAACCCAGCATTGCCCACGGAATACTGACCAGCCCTTCGCCGCTTTGCACTTTGCTCGTGTCGCAAGATGCGAGGAATGCTAAGTTGTTTGGCTTAAGGCGGGTCGATAGGAGATCGTTGACCGTCAATTCGCCAGAGTCCCCGGCATATTGCTGAAAGGCAAGAAATGAAGATAAGGAATTTTCGCTATCTAGTTGAGCATGCATGGAAAAATGAAGGATGTCAGTTTCCGCAGCAGATTTTAGGAAATCTGATTTCGAGGCATGGAGCTGAGGCAAGATTCCGAATAGCTTTCCAATATTTATCGCCTCGCTATTTACATAGGCTAGTTTCTGTCGGTTGAACGTATCGTTCGCAAAGATCTGAATAGTTTGTCTGCGGGGCGGCTGGGATGAAAGCTGTTGCTTCAGCAAGTAAACCGACGGTGAATAAGAGACGGAATTGGTTTCGATTAAGTACTTATTACCGTCTGGGCTCAGGGCATGGAAAGGTATTCTCCATAAAAGCTTGTCAGGAACAACTACAAGGTGACGGGATTTTAGGTCTAATGGTTTAAACAGTAAATCGTAGAGTCTCTTAGCGTCGCTCTTGAAGAATATTCGATCCTTTATTTTAATTAGGGTCTCTGACGCGAGTTTAGAGATATCTCCTTCTGTGATGTCAAGTTCCAAGGAACGCAACGGTTTTTTAGATTCCAGTACGAACGCAAGGAGTTTGCCTGACGACGTGAATTCATAGGAAACTACTGTCACGTCCTCGGGAATTTTCAAGCCCTGTGTCGAGAGATCCGGAATTTCCTTGCTCGCTGTTTGTTTATCTCTCACGATGCCGTTTTCCAACTCTATTAGGGCCGCCTCATCTTCTTTTCCTTCAATGTAGTTGCGAGAAGTCGCGAGAAGTCTGTTTCGGATCGATTCGGATAGATCAGGACGTGGCTTCAGGACGGACCGTTCGATTCTGTCCCCTAAGCAGATTTGCTTTAAGTAGCTCAGAATATTCAAAGGCTTTCGTGGGATTGCCAGCAACCTCAATCTCGCTGAGTAGCCTATAGACGGAATGGTGAACCTCCATCATCGCAATCGAAAGATCGACGGTAGGTGAGTTTCGAAAAGGCTCAAACAAGGAGAGCGATTTTGCCGCATATTCCCTCGCAGATCGCTCGTCGCCTAGCCGCCATGAACCCAATGCGAGTTTGAAATAGATCCGGGGAAGGTCGTCTTGAAAATTTTCATTTTCCGTCAATTTACGTAGATGATGAGCATTCGTGATAAGTTCTTTCCAGTTCTGATCTCGCTCGGCAATCGTGCTTCTCCAATAGGGAACAATGAAATCGGAAGTGCCTTTCTCGTTTGCCAGCCTTGAAAAATACTCCTCTGAGACTAATGGGTTTCCCTTGAAGTTCTCGACCAAGGCCCGCCCTAGAAGACGCTCAAAACTAAACTGCTTTTGTTTATCGATTGATTCCAATCCTGCCAGGTAGTTTTTAGCGGCTTCAATATCATTCTCATATAACGATCGCAGCAAGAGGCTTGAAAGGAACTGTCCGGCGTGATAGTCCACTCTAGCTCGAGTCGAAAGGGCCAGGCCCTTGAGATACAGGTCCCTCGATCGTTGTGGCTGACCGGTGACATCGAGCAGGTTCGCTAATTCAAGATGAGCGATTCTGTTGCGATGTTCGAATTCTCCCATTGAAGATTTCGCAACTAATTGTTCCGCATAAATAAGAGCGTTGGCATAGTAGAATTTCGCACTCCAAGCTAGGCTCAGAAATCGTAGTGCGTCATAGTAAATCGAAATGTGGCCGTTCGCCAGAGCCTCTTTCTCAGCTTTTTCCAACCATATGATCGCTGCAAAATCATGACCCGCTGAATATAGGGTCCGACCGACCTCCAACTGGTAAGCTGCGAGCGATGCTGAGTCATTTGTCGACATTGAGTTCGCTAGTCGCAGGTTTTCAAGCCGCTCCAAAATCACGCTTTGAACGAAAAACTGCTGCCTTACATAGGTAAAGAGATACGACAGAGTCGGGAAAGCGAATTCGTAGTTTGGGATCGGAAATGAATGGATCAACAACCTGAGCAGCTTCATCATATCGACCCAGTTGGATGAAAGTCCGACAAGTTCGAAAGGCTATATGAGATGCTTCTGACAATCGTCCGGATTGTGAGAGTCGCGAGATTTGAGCAGGGGCGAGTTTGGCTACTTCTTCAAAGTATCCCTTTGAATATAGCTTAGAAATGTTCTGTGAACCGGGTTGGCTCAAAGATTTTTCCGACATGAGGGCTAATGCGAAAATGACCAGAATTGATCTTGTCGCACAAGCCCACATGTTCGGTTTGTTTCTCATCAAAGTTACTCCTAGTCCGGTGTAGGACGACAATCACCATTGCCATTATCACCGCCCTCATTGTTCGGCCTACAAGTCGTACACTGTCGCAGGGGACATTGATCATTGCCGCCCGCGAGCGATAGCAACGCGGTCAACGCATAGGTGACGATGCCACTGGTTGCTGGCAACACCCCGCCAGTTGCGAAAATATTGCCCGCTAACACGGTTGTCAAGGCCATCCCCAAGAGAAGAGTTTTGATTCGTTTCATTTCATTTCCTCCGTATGTGAGTCTTAATAAATTCATACATCGCCGCCGTGACGAAGCGTCCTCCGACGCCATGTCCCGCCTCGTTGGCATATATGAACCAAACATTGGCTCCCGCGTCTCGCAGTTGAGATTTGAGGCCGAGAACGTCCCCTTCCGGGACTCTTTGAGAGGGGAGAAGATATTGAGGGGTAGTGAAACACGATATTCTCCGGAATCGGGGGAAATTGAGTCGCTCGATCGGTTGTAATGTTTTGATAGGGTCAAAACTGAATTCTGGCGAATATCGCGATCAATCTTCCAATTCATTCATCTCTAATTAGGGCTCCATCAATATATATATATATCAAAACCGGCGCAACTTGACTTCATCCGGAGCCAGGCATAATATCGCGACAGTCTCAAAAAACCCATAATTCAGGAGTTCTCACAAAATGAAACGAATACTTACATCTCTCATCCTAATTTCGCTGTTCGCGACGTCCAGCGTATTTGCCGGCATCGACAGCAAAGGAGCTGCTTATCAGGGCGGCACTACGAAAGATAAAGACTTTCCGGGCATGAAAAAGCCGGCAGAAGGCAAACTCGATCTCGACAACACGAAGGAGCTGGTGTTTAGCTATAAGTTGAATAAAGTAGAAAAGACCTACTCAATTCCATACGATCAGATGATCGATCTGGAGTACGGACAGAAAGCCGGACGTCGCGTTGGGGCTGCCATCGGGTCGGCCATCTTGCTGGGGCCGATC
Protein-coding sequences here:
- a CDS encoding glycogen synthase, producing the protein MRVAVISAEAVPYSKTGGLGDVAGALPKALKQIGIDSLLITPCYWQTKGEYLWSTAIDDLWLNWRGRPYHARAFYSEANGSPTFLIDAPSLFHRDSIYGYTEDYERFAFFNHAALVLLERIGAAPDIVHLNDWHCGFAAVEIAARRQYQSYWRNTRTVFSIHNMAYQGGFPLGELPALGFSSGLARDSFSFNGYASAMKAGLERSDTLSTVSRRYGYEIQTPEFGQGLDWLTRKRADRLIGITNGVDYEEWNPETDKELPAHFSIDDLSGKAECKRALLDRFHLTIELDRPIFASVTRLTSQKGVELIRQGAGDILAAGGFFIALGSGEKDSEQFLQTLRDYAPSRVGVYIGYNESLAHLIEAGADMFLMPSKFEPCGLNQMYSLRYGTIPIVRATGGLDDTVENWDAVSGRGNGFKFGPYQADKLLEKIYEARFAYEDKESWAKIQRNGMTVDNSWENAARNYVDLYNWTMN
- a CDS encoding adenylosuccinate synthase, producing the protein MIIVIIGAQWGDEGKGKVVDLLADRFDIVSRYQGGHNAGHSVYVGDKAFVLRLLPSGIIHEDKTCVLGNGMVIDPKAFFEEVDQIAEKGISVTPDRLKVSSRAHLIMPYHRALDHTSEERLGNEKIGTTLRGIGPAYEDKAGRRGIRVADAMSPELLKLRVERNLEEANRIIVLFGNQPLRADEILEEITPLVERLRPFVCETSHFLAEARKANKKILLEGAQATLLDVDHGTYPYVTSSNPTAGGASVGAGIPPHHITGVLGIVRTYATRVGEGPFPTEMIDSEEDMANLIRQRGNEYGSVTKRPRRCGWFDAVATRYAAELNGFDSVALTKLDVLDALEEIKVCVGYEIDGRRVDTFPAVSSELTKIKPIYETLSGWMSDTVGTTDFDKLPEKAQAYVRFLSDQIGVEIGLISTGPERDQTIILKESVMEGWFEAKA
- a CDS encoding GNAT family N-acetyltransferase, producing MRSATVEIVEFNDEWAEDFAALNYEWIEKFFAVEKHDRDILDNPREAVIAPGGQIFMAIVSGLAAGTVALIPSEDGVLELTKMAVATEFQGMGIANHLMQRSIEHAKASGTPLIFLESHRSLQPALALYRKFGFVEVPTDPNSEYARADIRMELSLDQHQ
- a CDS encoding CHAT domain-containing protein; its protein translation is MENGIVRDKQTASKEIPDLSTQGLKIPEDVTVVSYEFTSSGKLLAFVLESKKPLRSLELDITEGDISKLASETLIKIKDRIFFKSDAKRLYDLLFKPLDLKSRHLVVVPDKLLWRIPFHALSPDGNKYLIETNSVSYSPSVYLLKQQLSSQPPRRQTIQIFANDTFNRQKLAYVNSEAINIGKLFGILPQLHASKSDFLKSAAETDILHFSMHAQLDSENSLSSFLAFQQYAGDSGELTVNDLLSTRLKPNNLAFLASCDTSKVQSGEGLVSIPWAMLGSGSTSVISSQWGVNDKSTQLFATAFYAEYLKGHSTSIALQKAAISLIQNKQHGFHEPYFWAAFNILGDFR